One genomic segment of Rhizobium viscosum includes these proteins:
- a CDS encoding RsmB/NOP family class I SAM-dependent RNA methyltransferase has translation MVLNSDGKKKPARKHKLSAEGSAQALVKPGLPARAVAAKILAAVVDKKLPLDGALDHEHGNPAYKALGESDRALVRAILNTTLRHLPRIDAAIASLLETPLPEGARALHHVLAVGAAQILYLDVPDHSAVDLAVEQANQDPRNRRFAKLVNAILRRLGREKEHILAEIADIPPMPAWFIERMAKAYGKERALAISESQLEPAAIDLTVKSDAAGWAERLNGTVLPTGGVRLSAFEGGIPSLDGFEEGEWWVQDAAASIPAKLFGDLTGKRVADLCAAPGGKTAQLILAGGRVTAIDQSENRLKRLRSNLERLGLEAETIAVDLTKFESSERFDAILLDAPCSSTGTTRRHPDVLWTKGPEDIAKLAALQERLLRHAITLLNPGGVLVFSNCSLDPQEGEEVVARVLEDVKIIERLPIDATRWPGMEQAVTPLGEFRTLPTMLDMPDGFASGLDGFYAAVLRRI, from the coding sequence GTGGTCTTGAATTCAGACGGCAAGAAGAAGCCAGCTCGCAAACATAAACTTTCCGCAGAAGGCTCAGCGCAGGCGCTGGTAAAACCCGGCCTACCGGCGCGTGCCGTTGCCGCCAAGATCCTCGCCGCCGTCGTTGACAAAAAACTGCCGCTCGATGGTGCGCTGGATCACGAGCATGGAAATCCGGCCTACAAGGCGCTTGGGGAAAGCGATCGCGCGCTGGTCCGCGCCATCCTCAACACCACGCTCAGGCATCTGCCCCGCATCGATGCTGCCATTGCCTCGCTGCTCGAAACACCGTTGCCGGAAGGTGCCCGCGCTTTGCATCATGTGCTTGCCGTAGGTGCCGCGCAGATTCTCTATCTCGACGTTCCCGATCACTCCGCCGTCGACCTTGCGGTCGAACAGGCCAATCAGGATCCTCGCAATCGGCGTTTCGCCAAGCTCGTCAATGCTATTCTGCGCCGTCTTGGCCGCGAGAAGGAGCACATCCTTGCCGAGATTGCTGACATTCCGCCAATGCCGGCGTGGTTTATCGAGCGGATGGCAAAAGCCTATGGAAAAGAGCGGGCACTTGCCATTTCCGAATCGCAGTTGGAGCCGGCAGCGATCGATCTTACCGTTAAATCCGATGCCGCAGGCTGGGCGGAGCGCCTGAACGGCACTGTGCTTCCCACTGGCGGCGTGCGGCTTTCCGCTTTCGAAGGCGGCATTCCCTCGCTTGACGGATTCGAAGAGGGGGAATGGTGGGTTCAGGATGCGGCCGCGAGCATCCCTGCAAAGCTCTTTGGTGACCTTACCGGCAAGCGCGTCGCCGACCTCTGCGCTGCGCCAGGTGGGAAGACCGCACAGCTCATCCTTGCCGGAGGCAGGGTGACGGCAATCGATCAGTCCGAAAACAGGCTGAAGCGCTTGCGCTCCAATCTCGAGCGGCTTGGTCTTGAAGCCGAAACCATCGCGGTGGATCTTACGAAATTCGAATCGTCGGAGCGTTTCGACGCAATTCTTCTCGACGCGCCCTGCTCGTCGACAGGCACGACGCGCCGGCATCCCGACGTGCTCTGGACGAAGGGGCCGGAGGATATTGCTAAATTGGCGGCACTGCAGGAGCGCCTTCTGCGCCATGCTATTACCCTGCTGAACCCCGGCGGCGTGCTCGTCTTTTCCAACTGCTCGCTCGATCCGCAGGAAGGCGAAGAGGTCGTGGCGCGCGTTCTCGAAGATGTGAAGATCATCGAGCGGCTGCCGATCGACGCAACAAGATGGCCCGGCATGGAGCAGGCCGTTACACCATTGGGCGAGTTTCGCACGCTCCCTACAATGCTGGATATGCCTGATGGTTTCGCTTCGGGCCTCGACGGCTTCTACGCCGCGGTGCTGAGACGCATCTGA
- a CDS encoding DUF1013 domain-containing protein has protein sequence MAQQLLMPKATAIWLVDNTALSFDQIAQFCKLHPLEVKAIADGEAAQGIKGLDPIATGQLSRDEIARAEGNPNYKLKLSEPKVRVPESKRRGPRYTPVSKRQDRPNAILWLVRNHPELKDAQISRLVGTTKSTIEQIRERTHWNSANLAPMDPVTLGLCSQIDLDMEVEKASKGRPLPTAAELGATLQSAQETERLTPSYEREEEKEIDADAVFRKLSSLRSTPKDEDEDDQF, from the coding sequence ATGGCTCAACAGCTGCTCATGCCAAAGGCGACTGCCATCTGGCTCGTCGACAATACAGCCCTGTCTTTCGACCAGATCGCTCAGTTCTGCAAACTGCATCCGCTCGAAGTCAAGGCGATTGCCGATGGCGAAGCCGCGCAGGGCATCAAGGGCCTGGACCCGATCGCCACCGGCCAGCTTTCCCGCGATGAAATCGCTCGCGCCGAAGGCAACCCGAACTACAAGCTGAAGCTTTCCGAGCCAAAGGTCCGCGTGCCGGAATCCAAGCGCCGCGGCCCGCGCTATACGCCGGTTTCCAAGCGTCAGGACCGTCCGAACGCCATTCTCTGGCTGGTTCGCAACCATCCGGAACTGAAGGATGCCCAGATCTCCCGTCTTGTCGGCACCACTAAGTCGACGATCGAGCAGATCCGCGAGCGCACCCACTGGAATTCGGCAAACCTGGCACCGATGGACCCGGTTACGCTCGGCCTTTGCAGCCAGATCGATCTCGACATGGAAGTGGAAAAGGCATCCAAGGGCCGTCCGCTGCCGACCGCTGCCGAACTCGGCGCAACGCTGCAGTCCGCTCAGGAAACAGAGCGTCTGACGCCGAGCTACGAGCGCGAGGAGGAAAAGGAAATCGACGCCGATGCCGTCTTCCGCAAGCTGAGCTCACTGCGTTCGACGCCTAAGGACGAGGATGAAGACGATCAGTTCTAA
- a CDS encoding DUF1674 domain-containing protein, with translation MQTADNDNVETPVPEGSEPLRKMLSPAAKRALAEAEQRRKSAKPAKLPPEIGGRGGAEPSRFGDYEINGRAIDF, from the coding sequence ATGCAGACGGCCGATAATGATAATGTGGAAACCCCGGTCCCAGAAGGCTCCGAGCCGCTGCGCAAGATGCTTTCCCCTGCCGCCAAGCGTGCGTTGGCGGAAGCCGAGCAGCGCCGCAAAAGCGCTAAGCCTGCCAAACTGCCACCGGAGATCGGCGGACGGGGCGGAGCCGAGCCCTCCCGCTTCGGCGACTATGAAATCAATGGCCGTGCTATCGATTTCTAG
- a CDS encoding thermonuclease family protein, whose protein sequence is MLKPVSILLLSLSFVPALAARNEIEGPVSAKIIRIIDGDTLLVAATPWPQQTMEVYVRIRGIDAPEIHSKCAEIRKAGLKARDALEQMISGVSIIQLREISGDKYFGRILANVTFADGRNPAQDLLSEGLVRAYDGGRKPQIFCAEE, encoded by the coding sequence ATGCTCAAGCCGGTTTCGATTCTTCTGTTGTCTCTTTCGTTTGTGCCAGCCCTCGCGGCACGGAACGAAATCGAAGGACCTGTATCGGCGAAGATTATCCGGATCATTGACGGGGATACGCTGCTGGTTGCCGCAACACCTTGGCCGCAGCAGACTATGGAAGTCTACGTCCGCATTCGCGGTATAGATGCGCCCGAAATCCATTCGAAATGTGCTGAAATCCGGAAGGCTGGTCTCAAGGCCCGCGATGCGCTTGAACAAATGATATCAGGCGTCTCCATTATTCAACTGAGGGAGATTAGCGGCGATAAATATTTCGGACGAATTCTCGCCAATGTCACTTTCGCGGATGGGCGCAATCCTGCGCAGGATCTTCTTTCGGAAGGACTGGTTCGCGCCTATGACGGCGGCCGTAAGCCACAGATTTTCTGCGCGGAAGAATAG
- the acs gene encoding acetate--CoA ligase, with protein sequence MSEKIYPVSKPVKTRALIDQAKYEKWYEESIENPDKFWGKHGKRIDWFKPYTKVKNTSFTGRVSIKWFEDGQTNVSYNCIDRHLKTNGNQTAIIFEGDNPYIDKKITYNELYEHVCRMANVLKKHGVKKGDRVTIYMPMIPEAAYAMLACARIGAVHSVVFGGFSPEALAGRIVDCESTFVITCDEGIRGGKPVPLKDNTDTAIHIAARQHVTVNKVLVVRRTGGKTGWAPGRDLWHHQEIATVKAECPPVKMRAEDPLFILYTSGSTGKPKGVLHTTGGYLVYAAMTHEYVFDYHPGDIYWCTADVGWVTGHSYIVYGPLANCATTLMFEGVPNFPDQGRFWEIIDKHKVNIFYTAPTAIRSLMGAGDHFVTRSSRESLRLLGTVGEPINPEAWEWYYNVVGDKRCPVIDTWWQTETGGHMITPLPGATDLKPGSATMPFFGVKPQLVDNEGKVLEGAADGNLCITDSWPGQMRTVYGDHERFIQTYFSTYKGKYFTGDGCRRDEDGYYWITGRVDDVLNVSGHRLGTAEVESALVSHNLVSEAAVVGYPHPIKGQGIYCYVTLMAGNEGTDELRQQLVKHVRAEIGPIAAPDKIQFSPGLPKTRSGKIMRRILRKIAEDDFGSLGDTSTLADPAVVEDLIANRQNKATA encoded by the coding sequence ATGTCGGAGAAGATCTATCCGGTTTCCAAACCGGTGAAGACCCGTGCGCTGATCGATCAGGCCAAGTACGAGAAATGGTACGAGGAAAGCATTGAAAACCCTGACAAGTTCTGGGGTAAGCACGGCAAGCGCATCGACTGGTTCAAGCCCTATACTAAGGTCAAGAACACGTCCTTTACCGGCAGAGTGTCGATCAAGTGGTTCGAAGACGGCCAGACGAATGTGTCCTATAACTGCATCGATCGTCACCTGAAGACGAATGGCAACCAGACCGCCATCATCTTCGAAGGCGACAACCCCTATATCGACAAGAAGATCACCTATAACGAGCTCTACGAGCATGTCTGCCGCATGGCGAACGTGCTGAAGAAGCACGGTGTGAAGAAGGGTGACCGCGTCACCATCTACATGCCTATGATCCCGGAAGCAGCCTATGCGATGCTCGCCTGCGCCCGTATCGGCGCGGTGCATTCCGTTGTCTTCGGCGGGTTCTCGCCGGAAGCGCTGGCCGGTCGTATCGTCGACTGCGAATCCACCTTCGTCATCACCTGCGACGAGGGTATCCGCGGCGGCAAGCCGGTTCCACTGAAAGACAATACGGATACCGCCATCCATATTGCTGCCCGCCAGCATGTCACGGTCAACAAGGTCCTCGTCGTGCGCCGCACCGGCGGCAAGACGGGCTGGGCGCCGGGCCGCGACCTCTGGCACCATCAGGAAATCGCCACGGTGAAGGCTGAATGCCCTCCGGTGAAGATGAGGGCCGAAGATCCGCTCTTCATCCTCTATACGTCGGGCTCTACGGGCAAGCCAAAGGGCGTTCTGCATACGACGGGCGGGTATCTCGTCTATGCGGCGATGACGCATGAGTATGTCTTCGATTATCACCCCGGCGATATATACTGGTGCACGGCCGACGTCGGCTGGGTCACCGGCCACTCCTACATCGTTTATGGTCCTCTGGCGAACTGTGCCACGACACTGATGTTCGAAGGTGTGCCGAACTTCCCGGATCAGGGTCGTTTCTGGGAAATCATCGACAAGCACAAGGTCAATATCTTCTATACGGCGCCGACGGCCATCCGCTCGCTGATGGGTGCCGGCGACCATTTCGTTACCCGCTCCTCCCGCGAAAGTCTGCGTCTGCTCGGCACAGTCGGCGAGCCGATCAATCCGGAAGCCTGGGAATGGTATTACAATGTCGTCGGCGACAAGCGTTGCCCTGTGATCGATACATGGTGGCAGACGGAAACCGGCGGCCATATGATCACGCCGCTGCCGGGTGCGACCGACCTCAAGCCCGGTTCGGCCACGATGCCTTTCTTCGGTGTCAAGCCGCAGCTCGTCGACAATGAGGGCAAGGTGCTGGAAGGTGCCGCCGACGGCAATCTCTGCATCACCGATAGCTGGCCGGGCCAGATGCGTACGGTCTATGGCGACCACGAGCGCTTCATCCAGACCTACTTCTCGACCTACAAGGGCAAGTATTTCACGGGTGATGGCTGCCGCCGCGATGAGGATGGCTATTACTGGATTACCGGCCGTGTCGATGACGTTCTGAACGTCTCCGGCCATCGTCTCGGCACTGCGGAAGTCGAATCCGCCCTCGTCTCGCACAATCTCGTCTCGGAAGCCGCCGTCGTTGGTTATCCGCACCCGATCAAAGGCCAAGGCATCTATTGCTACGTCACGCTGATGGCGGGCAATGAGGGCACAGACGAGCTGCGCCAGCAGCTTGTCAAACATGTGCGTGCGGAAATCGGTCCGATTGCAGCACCCGACAAAATCCAGTTCTCGCCCGGTCTGCCGAAGACCCGTTCGGGCAAGATCATGCGCCGCATCCTACGCAAGATCGCCGAGGACGATTTCGGTTCGCTTGGCGATACCTCGACGCTGGCAGATCCGGCTGTTGTCGAAGATCTGATCGCTAACCGGCAGAACAAGGCCACGGCTTGA
- a CDS encoding MFS transporter: protein MNRIDWTGTQPPKATEKGIWGWMLFDWAAQPFFTVVTTFIFGPYFVSRLTADPVAAQTMWSNMATISSVIIAILSPILGSIADQSGARKPWIAFFAVIKIVSLCCLWFAAPGSPIIYPVIFMILASISAEFSIVFNDSMMPRLVGKDEVGKLSNTAWGLGYLGGMIVLIAVVVLLAGSPESGKTILGLDPLFGLDPHTGEDARVTGPISAVWYLIFILPMFFFTPDARKGLPFGFAVRFGLRELRNTLGELKTRRGILSFLIARMIYQDGVNGLLILGGAFAAGMFGWATIEIGIYGIILNIVAILGCLIAGRVDRGIGSKVTVIISLTMLLLATIGIISTGPGYTFFGLMPLSTADSGGLFGTMAEKAYILYGLLIGLAFGPVQASSRSYLARSVSLEEAGRYFGIYALSGRATSFMATLLFSIVTYLTGSAHLGMSTLILFLAGGLVLLIRTPYPADRA from the coding sequence TTGAATCGCATTGACTGGACAGGAACGCAGCCGCCGAAAGCCACGGAGAAGGGCATATGGGGCTGGATGCTCTTCGATTGGGCAGCCCAGCCTTTCTTCACCGTGGTCACCACCTTCATTTTCGGCCCCTACTTCGTCTCGCGGCTGACGGCCGATCCGGTCGCCGCGCAGACGATGTGGAGCAATATGGCGACGATCTCCTCTGTTATCATCGCCATCCTGTCTCCCATACTTGGCTCCATTGCCGACCAGTCCGGCGCGCGCAAACCCTGGATCGCCTTCTTCGCTGTGATCAAGATCGTCAGCCTCTGCTGCCTCTGGTTTGCTGCCCCGGGCTCACCAATTATCTATCCCGTCATCTTCATGATCCTCGCGTCGATCTCGGCGGAGTTCTCGATCGTATTCAACGATTCCATGATGCCGCGCCTTGTCGGCAAGGATGAGGTCGGCAAGCTTTCCAATACCGCCTGGGGTCTTGGGTATCTCGGCGGCATGATCGTGCTGATTGCCGTCGTGGTGCTGCTGGCCGGCAGCCCGGAAAGCGGCAAGACCATTCTCGGCCTCGATCCGCTTTTCGGCCTCGATCCTCATACGGGCGAGGATGCGCGTGTCACCGGTCCGATTTCGGCCGTCTGGTACCTGATCTTCATCCTGCCGATGTTTTTCTTCACGCCGGATGCCCGCAAGGGACTGCCGTTCGGCTTTGCCGTGCGCTTCGGTCTCAGGGAATTACGCAATACGCTCGGCGAACTGAAGACGCGCCGCGGTATCCTGAGCTTCCTCATCGCCCGCATGATCTATCAGGATGGCGTCAACGGTCTGCTGATCCTCGGCGGTGCCTTTGCGGCGGGCATGTTCGGCTGGGCAACGATCGAGATCGGCATCTACGGGATCATCCTCAATATCGTGGCGATCCTCGGCTGCCTGATTGCCGGGCGCGTCGACAGGGGGATCGGCTCCAAGGTGACTGTCATCATCAGCCTGACCATGCTGTTGCTGGCCACGATCGGCATCATTTCCACCGGCCCGGGCTACACTTTCTTCGGGCTGATGCCGCTTTCGACTGCCGACAGCGGCGGGCTTTTCGGCACGATGGCAGAAAAAGCCTATATCCTCTATGGTCTGTTGATCGGTCTTGCCTTTGGCCCGGTGCAGGCCTCGTCACGCTCCTATCTGGCGCGCAGCGTCAGCCTTGAAGAGGCCGGCCGCTATTTCGGCATCTATGCGCTGTCCGGCCGCGCCACGAGCTTCATGGCAACGCTATTGTTTTCGATTGTGACCTATTTGACCGGATCGGCGCATCTCGGCATGTCAACGCTGATCCTGTTCCTGGCCGGAGGCCTGGTGCTGCTGATCCGTACGCCCTATCCAGCAGATCGCGCCTGA
- the htpX gene encoding zinc metalloprotease HtpX, with protein sequence MNLMRTAMLLAFMTALFMFVGFLIGGRGGMMIAFLIAAGMNFFSYWNADRMVLSAYRAQEVDERNAPEFYRIVRDLARNAGLPMPKVYLYDSPQPNAFATGRNPENAAVAASTGLLASLSPEEVAGVMAHELAHVQNRDTLTMTITATLAGAISMLGNFAFFFGGNRENNNNPLGFVGVLVAMIVAPLAAMLVQMAISRTREYSADRRGAEICGNPLWLASALGKIARGAAHMPNYDAERNPATAHMFIINPLSGERMDNLFSTHPDTENRIAALQEMARGGFDVSTPPVRAANPTRKSRSVPNTGSGGGGSQPPKGPWS encoded by the coding sequence ATGAACCTCATGCGTACTGCCATGTTGCTTGCCTTCATGACGGCGCTTTTCATGTTTGTCGGCTTTTTGATCGGCGGCCGAGGTGGCATGATGATCGCCTTTCTCATCGCTGCCGGCATGAATTTCTTCTCCTACTGGAATGCCGACCGGATGGTGTTATCGGCCTATCGGGCTCAGGAGGTCGATGAGCGCAACGCCCCGGAATTCTATCGTATCGTGCGCGATCTCGCCCGCAATGCCGGGCTGCCGATGCCGAAGGTCTATCTCTATGACAGCCCTCAGCCGAATGCCTTTGCGACCGGCCGCAACCCTGAGAATGCTGCGGTTGCCGCGTCGACTGGCCTGCTTGCCTCCCTCTCGCCGGAAGAGGTTGCGGGCGTGATGGCGCATGAGCTTGCCCACGTCCAGAACCGCGATACGCTGACCATGACGATCACCGCCACGCTTGCCGGTGCGATCTCGATGCTCGGCAATTTCGCCTTTTTCTTTGGCGGTAACCGCGAGAACAACAACAATCCCCTAGGCTTTGTCGGCGTGCTCGTCGCGATGATCGTTGCGCCGCTTGCGGCCATGCTGGTGCAGATGGCGATCAGCCGCACGCGCGAATATTCGGCCGACAGGCGGGGTGCGGAAATCTGCGGCAATCCGCTTTGGCTGGCTTCGGCGCTCGGCAAGATCGCCCGTGGTGCGGCGCATATGCCGAACTATGATGCGGAGCGCAACCCGGCCACCGCGCATATGTTCATTATCAATCCGCTCTCCGGTGAGCGCATGGACAACCTGTTTTCGACCCATCCGGATACCGAAAATCGTATTGCGGCCCTGCAGGAAATGGCGCGGGGAGGCTTCGACGTCTCGACGCCGCCGGTTCGCGCTGCTAATCCGACACGCAAATCGCGATCGGTTCCGAATACGGGTTCCGGTGGCGGTGGCTCGCAACCGCCAAAGGGTCCGTGGTCTTGA
- the purH gene encoding bifunctional phosphoribosylaminoimidazolecarboxamide formyltransferase/IMP cyclohydrolase produces the protein MAVISKKIPAPDKVEVKTALLSVFDKTGIIELARALSARGVRLLSTGGTYKAIAAEGLAVTDVSEVTQFPEIMDGRVKTLHPKVHGGLLAIRDDAEHQEAMKAHGIDGIDLLVVNLYPFEDVRAAGGDYPTTVENIDIGGPAMIRASAKNHAYVTVITDPADYAELIEQLSGDAGKTVYAFRQRMAAKAYARTAAYDAAISNWFAEALSIDTPRHRTIGGVLKEEMRYGENPHQKAAFYVTGEKRPGVSTAVLLQGKQLSYNNINDTDAAYELVAEFLPEKSPACAIIKHANPCGVATGSTLLEAYKRALACDSVSAFGGIIALNQTLDAATAEEIIQLFTEVIIAPDVTEEAKAIVARKPNLRLLSAGGLPDARAAGITAKTVSGGLLVQSRDNGMVEDLELKVVTKRAPTAQELEDMKFAFKVGKHVKSNAVVYAKDGQTAGIGAGQMSRVDSARIAALKAEEAAKALGLAVPMTHGSAVASEAFLPFADGLLSMIAAGATAVIQPGGSMRDQEVIDAANEHNVAMVFTGMRHFRH, from the coding sequence ATGGCCGTCATTTCCAAGAAAATCCCCGCCCCCGACAAGGTCGAAGTCAAGACTGCGCTGCTTTCTGTCTTCGACAAGACCGGTATCATCGAACTTGCCCGTGCGCTTTCGGCGCGTGGCGTGCGCCTACTGTCGACCGGCGGTACCTACAAGGCGATCGCGGCCGAAGGACTTGCTGTGACCGACGTTTCCGAAGTGACGCAGTTTCCTGAAATCATGGATGGCCGCGTGAAGACCCTGCACCCGAAGGTGCATGGCGGCTTGCTGGCGATCCGCGACGATGCCGAGCATCAGGAAGCCATGAAGGCTCACGGCATCGACGGCATCGATCTGCTGGTCGTCAATCTTTATCCCTTCGAGGATGTGCGCGCGGCCGGCGGTGACTATCCGACAACGGTCGAGAATATCGATATCGGCGGTCCGGCAATGATCCGCGCTTCGGCCAAGAATCACGCTTATGTCACCGTCATCACCGATCCGGCCGACTATGCCGAGCTGATCGAGCAGCTTTCGGGCGATGCCGGCAAGACAGTTTACGCGTTCCGCCAGCGCATGGCGGCCAAAGCCTATGCCCGCACTGCCGCCTATGATGCTGCCATCTCCAACTGGTTTGCCGAGGCGCTTTCGATCGATACGCCGCGTCATCGCACTATTGGCGGCGTATTGAAGGAAGAGATGCGCTACGGTGAAAACCCGCACCAGAAGGCCGCCTTCTACGTAACAGGCGAAAAGCGCCCGGGCGTTTCGACAGCCGTCCTGCTGCAGGGCAAGCAGCTTTCATACAATAATATCAACGATACCGATGCAGCCTATGAGCTCGTTGCCGAGTTCCTGCCGGAGAAGTCGCCTGCCTGCGCCATCATCAAGCACGCCAATCCCTGCGGCGTCGCGACCGGTTCAACGCTTCTCGAAGCCTACAAGCGGGCGCTTGCCTGCGATTCCGTTTCGGCTTTCGGCGGCATCATCGCACTGAACCAGACGCTCGATGCGGCGACGGCCGAAGAAATCATTCAGCTCTTCACCGAGGTCATCATTGCACCTGACGTCACCGAAGAAGCCAAGGCGATCGTCGCCCGCAAGCCGAACCTGCGCCTGCTTTCAGCCGGCGGCCTGCCGGATGCGCGTGCGGCCGGCATCACTGCCAAGACCGTTTCCGGCGGCCTGCTCGTCCAGAGCCGAGACAACGGCATGGTCGAGGATCTGGAACTGAAGGTCGTCACCAAGCGTGCGCCGACGGCCCAGGAGCTGGAAGACATGAAGTTCGCCTTCAAGGTCGGCAAGCATGTGAAGTCGAATGCGGTGGTCTATGCCAAGGATGGCCAGACCGCAGGTATTGGTGCCGGCCAGATGAGCCGCGTCGATTCCGCCCGCATCGCGGCGCTGAAGGCTGAGGAAGCGGCCAAGGCGCTTGGTCTCGCCGTTCCGATGACGCACGGTTCGGCAGTTGCCTCCGAGGCCTTCCTGCCTTTCGCCGATGGGCTGCTGTCGATGATTGCTGCCGGCGCCACCGCCGTGATCCAGCCGGGCGGTTCGATGCGCGATCAGGAAGTCATCGATGCCGCAAACGAGCACAATGTCGCGATGGTCTTTACCGGCATGCGCCATTTCCGCCATTGA
- a CDS encoding heparinase II/III family protein → MQSGRRLASMYVREAWRRGTRRAALLRLRFSRHAIPVPERLIVAPTDLRGVDSHVAEEIMDGRFPFAGRMLETGGKSPFTLTLPSRAFAVRLHSFGWLRHMRANKSERGSAVARVIVDSWLSIHGGRIEGIAWETDVVSQRVIAWLAHSPVVLQNADRGFYRRFMKSLAFHIGYLRRMAPYSTGEVRFRLRIALATASVAMPVRASTIRRAAQALDREFDSQILPDGGHISRNPRVGLELLLDLLPLRQTYVNLGHDLPQKLISGIDRMYPALRFFRHQDGDLALFNGATSTLADELMSVLRYDETAGQPFKALPHSRYQRLAAGKTVIIADTGPPSPACFRTAHAGSLSFEMSSGRYRFIVNSGSPKFAGQRYVQMARTTAAHSTVVLNDTSSSRFSPSAFLAHMMTEPVETVAAERVETEDGREGIKARHDGYLDTFGVIHERELTLNAAGSIVTGMDRFVTDDRYHSEGPLRAVARFHIHPAIVPRQNDTESVLLTAPDGESWLFSSPGNEVLISEDIFFADSAGISSSDQIEIDFDLAEKPEIRWFLSRKG, encoded by the coding sequence ATGCAGTCCGGTCGGCGTCTTGCGAGCATGTATGTTCGAGAAGCTTGGCGGCGCGGTACGCGCCGTGCTGCACTTCTGCGTTTGCGCTTCTCCCGCCATGCCATACCGGTGCCGGAACGCCTGATCGTCGCGCCGACGGATCTGAGAGGCGTCGATTCACACGTCGCCGAAGAGATCATGGACGGCCGGTTTCCGTTTGCCGGGCGTATGCTGGAAACTGGCGGAAAATCTCCCTTCACGTTGACCCTTCCGTCGCGTGCTTTCGCGGTCAGGCTGCATAGCTTCGGTTGGCTGCGGCATATGCGGGCCAACAAGAGCGAGCGCGGTTCGGCCGTTGCCCGCGTGATCGTCGATAGTTGGCTCTCGATCCACGGGGGCCGTATCGAGGGGATCGCCTGGGAGACGGACGTCGTCTCGCAGCGCGTCATTGCCTGGCTGGCGCATTCTCCTGTTGTCCTGCAGAATGCCGATCGCGGTTTCTATCGCCGCTTCATGAAGTCGCTCGCCTTTCATATCGGCTATCTGCGCCGCATGGCGCCCTATTCGACCGGTGAAGTCCGCTTCCGTCTGCGCATCGCGCTGGCGACGGCTTCTGTCGCCATGCCGGTGCGTGCCTCGACAATCCGGCGGGCCGCCCAGGCGCTTGACCGCGAATTCGATAGCCAGATTCTGCCTGACGGAGGCCATATCTCGCGCAATCCACGCGTCGGGCTTGAGCTGCTGCTCGATCTGCTGCCGCTCCGGCAGACCTACGTCAATCTCGGCCACGACCTGCCGCAGAAGCTGATCTCCGGTATTGACCGCATGTACCCTGCCCTGCGCTTCTTCCGCCATCAGGATGGGGATCTTGCGCTCTTCAACGGTGCGACATCCACGTTGGCAGACGAGCTGATGTCCGTGCTGCGCTATGACGAGACAGCGGGCCAGCCGTTCAAGGCGTTACCGCATTCCCGCTATCAGCGACTTGCCGCCGGCAAGACGGTGATCATTGCCGATACCGGACCACCCTCGCCCGCCTGTTTCAGAACAGCCCATGCAGGCAGTCTCTCCTTCGAAATGTCCTCAGGCCGCTACCGCTTCATCGTCAACTCGGGATCGCCGAAATTCGCGGGCCAACGCTATGTCCAGATGGCCCGCACCACGGCTGCCCATTCCACCGTGGTCCTGAACGATACGTCCTCCAGTCGGTTCTCTCCCTCGGCTTTTCTGGCCCATATGATGACGGAGCCGGTAGAAACGGTTGCCGCCGAGCGCGTAGAAACCGAGGATGGCCGTGAAGGCATCAAGGCGAGGCATGATGGCTATCTCGATACCTTTGGCGTCATCCATGAGCGGGAGCTGACGCTGAACGCCGCTGGCTCCATCGTGACCGGCATGGACCGTTTCGTGACTGATGACCGGTATCATAGCGAAGGTCCGCTGCGGGCGGTTGCCCGTTTCCACATTCATCCCGCCATCGTGCCGCGGCAGAACGATACGGAATCCGTGCTGCTGACGGCGCCTGATGGCGAAAGCTGGCTGTTTTCTTCTCCCGGCAATGAAGTGCTGATCTCGGAAGATATTTTCTTTGCCGACAGCGCTGGTATCAGCAGTTCGGACCAGATCGAGATCGACTTCGATTTGGCGGAGAAACCTGAAATTCGCTGGTTTTTATCGCGCAAGGGCTAA